TCATATTGGTTTGGTAAGAGACTGAGATCTCCCAAAATTAGttattgattaataaaaaaatattaagactCACATACATCAACTTGGAtttagaatctttttttttttttttttaagattcttTGCTTAAGCTTTCGTAATAATAATGGTGGTTAAAGAATCATAATTTAGATCCAAACCCCAAAGCGAACTAGAAAAcgcaaagaagaaaaaaagagaaaagggtaccaaagaagaaaaaaaagtgaagAAGAAGGCAAAGGATCGGGCCCCACCACAACGAATCACATAACTCGCGCCAAAGCGTGTGGTTCAATGCCATGTAAAAGCGCGTCGCCTAACAAAACAGAGACCAGACCGGGACACTGTCAACAAATAATCGTTTTTCTTTTCTGCTCACTTTGTGTTTTTAACGATGATGgcgtgaaagagagagagatagagaggaAGCAGTATTGGCCTACAAGAATTTTTggcgaggagagagagaagactcAGAGGAACAAAAGTGTCGCTTTTTTCTTCTCAGCATTTTACACTTATCATGTCGTCTTTAACGCTTTTGTAAAAAGCTAAAAAGAGATAAAGATACCAAAGACGAAGACTTGAGACAGAGAGACCCAATTctctttattcttcttcttgtatctgtcTTCCTAAATATACTCTGTTTCTGTACCTTCAATCTTCTTTTCTATCCTTTGTAGCTTCCACTTGTGTTCGATGCTCCGTCTCTTTCTCACTTAGTGTAAACATGTTGGAATGCAGTAAGCTCCTAAAAAGAGAATGTTCTTGAGAGTGATTtgctcttttgtttcttcttgttgctaaaacagaatttaaaaaaaaaaatcctgaaAAAAAGATGACGAAAGTGTGTCGTGAAACTGAAGAAAGGACAATACCAGAATCAGTTCTTACGGTATCAACAGATGTGAGCTTTGCTTCTAACCATTTTCCACCATACAAGTTAGGACCTGATAATGAGATCGTAGATGAACCAAAACAAGATGAAAAAGGTCCATCAGTTGAAGAGACCGTCGAGAAAGAGAGCCAACTCTTGTCTGATCAGCACAAGAGGCTTTCAGTGCGTGACCTCGCTAGTAAATTTGACAAGAATTTGTCTACAGCTATTAGTTTGGCTGATGAGGTTTTTGCATATCTCTCTGTTCTGTTTTTCacataacattttttttctctttttttttcttttgctgagTTTTGTGTAATATTTTAGGCAAAGTTAAAAGAAGTGGCTTCTTTGGAGGGACATGTTATGTTGAAGAAGCTAAGAGATGCTTTAGAATACATGAGAGGACGCACAGATGGGCAGAACAAGGAAGATGTGGAGAAAGCTATCTCCATGGTTAAACCTAATCTCTTGTTAATGTGATCATATCAGTTTCGCATGCTGATTCTGAAACTAACGGTTTTGTCTGAAACTGTGAGTAGGTTGAAGCTCTAGCTGTCAAGTTAACTCAGAATGAAGGTGAACTAATTCAAGAAAAGTTTGAAGTAAAAAAACTTGGAAACTTCCTCAAGCAGGTCTGAAGATGTCTCTTTGGTTACTTTGCTAACGTAAGGATCATTAATGATACTGATTGATTCTTGTTCTCATGATGTCAGGCTTCAGAAGATGCAAAGAAACTAGTAAACCATGAAAAGTCATTTGCATGCGCTGAGATAGAAAGTGCGAGAGCCGTTGTGCTTAGACTTAGAGACGCATTTGAAGAACAGGAGCGAAGCTCTGAAGCTTCTAGAGCTCAGGGACCGGTAAGTTTCATAGTTTGATCATGTTCTGATATATAGTAACGGTTAACAACTTCATAATCAACATATGTTTTTCATTACAAAGGATGTTGAGAAAATGGTTGAGGAGGTTCAGGAAGCTAGACAGATCAAACGCATGCATCACCCAACAAAGGTACTATAATACTACATCATTTTCATAGCTTCATTAATTGATGGGTTACACACTAAAAAGTATTATAACTCAGGTGATGGGCATGCAACATGAACTTCATGGTTTAAGAAACCGAATCCAAGAGAAGTATATGAACTCTGTTAAACTTCATCAAGAGGTATTTTATTACAGTTTCAAACATAGTTGAAGTCTGTTTCTCATTTCTTTGTTCTTTCCTTTGATAACAACCATCAAAAATCTCAAGATAGCAACAATCAAAAGAGCTGAAGAATCCAAGTCCTGTCCATTTGTTCTAGAAGGCACACAAAGTCTCGGCTCTTGCTTAAAAATCCGTGTCAATGCTCCAGATAGTGCCATAGATCTTTCCAACTGTTCGATCCAATGGTACCGTGCAGCATGTGAAACTAGCAGAAGGGAAGCTATATCTGGTACTTGGACCTATCTGCTTGCTTCatcttttgtgtgtttttaagTAAATGAAGTTTAGCTTTGAGCAGTTCATATCTTTCTCATAGGTGCAAACCAATCAGTGTATGCTCCAGAACCATTTGACGTCGGTAGGATCTTACAGGCAGACATTCTTTCAAATGGACAGAAAGTCACAGTTACAACCGATGGTCCAATTAATCCTGGTTGGTATACAATAACTATAGACGCTTACAAACAAACATTTTAAGTGGACAATATAAGTGAATGTATGGCTTACTGAGTTGCAGATGCTGTGTTGCAATCCAGAATAGAGTCTTTGATGAAAAAATCCAACAGTGAATTCAGCGTATGTTATACAACTATCCTCTTGTTTACTATGAAAAGAGTTGCATGATGTTTATGCTCTAGCAAGCTGAACATTTTCAGCTCTGTTTCAGGTGGTTATATCACAGATGAATGGACAAGACTATGCATCTCGATCTCATGTCTTCACTGTTGGAAAGACAAGGATAAAGCTGTCACGAGGATGGATCACAAAGGCGAGAGAAATATATTCGACATCCATGCAGGTACTTAGAGACTCTTTCTTCATTCTATTTGACTTGACATAATGACATTCAGTGAAAATTTCTTACAAATGTGTATGGTTCTGAATTGGTATATTAATCATTCAGCTATGTGGAGTTAGAGGCAATGTTAAAGCTCCTACGAAGTCGTTGCTCTGGCAACCAAGAAAGAGTTTAACTTTCACACTAACCTTTGAATCAGAACAAGAACGTAATACAGCCATAGCCCTTGCTCGAAAATACGCGTTTGATTGCAATGTAAGCAAAACTATCCTTGAAATGCTATTTTTACACTCTGAAATCATTGTGGATACATATAACAGGCTTTTTCACATATGCAGGTTTCATTGCTTGGGCCAGATGATTAAACTAATGGTGAACAAGACATTCTTATTAACCAACCAACCacttgatgtttttttttggttctgtgtgttgtttgtttgttttttcccACACTGGTGTTCAAGGAAGTTGCAAGTTTGGCTTCTCAGTGATCATCTAATGTTGCTGCACAGAGTTTTATTATAGGTAGccgatttcaatttttttttccttcttttgtcAGATCACAGTTTGGTATGGTTTCCATGTCtgattgtttttggtttgtttgcttgatttatatttttctgattTAGGACGCAATATTGTTAATCAGCTTATGAGGGTGCGATTAAAAACTTAGATTTGTTTATAACTTTTACAAGCAAATGAGAAGTTCCCTAATTCGATTATCAATATGTATTTGTCATCTGGTGTTTAACTTATTAAACATTAGAGTA
The sequence above is drawn from the Raphanus sativus cultivar WK10039 chromosome 7, ASM80110v3, whole genome shotgun sequence genome and encodes:
- the LOC108817904 gene encoding stomatal closure-related actin-binding protein 3 isoform X1, whose translation is MTKVCRETEERTIPESVLTVSTDVSFASNHFPPYKLGPDNEIVDEPKQDEKGPSVEETVEKESQLLSDQHKRLSVRDLASKFDKNLSTAISLADEAKLKEVASLEGHVMLKKLRDALEYMRGRTDGQNKEDVEKAISMVEALAVKLTQNEGELIQEKFEVKKLGNFLKQASEDAKKLVNHEKSFACAEIESARAVVLRLRDAFEEQERSSEASRAQGPDVEKMVEEVQEARQIKRMHHPTKVMGMQHELHGLRNRIQEKYMNSVKLHQEIATIKRAEESKSCPFVLEGTQSLGSCLKIRVNAPDSAIDLSNCSIQWYRAACETSRREAISVHIFLIGANQSVYAPEPFDVGRILQADILSNGQKVTVTTDGPINPDAVLQSRIESLMKKSNSEFSVVISQMNGQDYASRSHVFTVGKTRIKLSRGWITKAREIYSTSMQLCGVRGNVKAPTKSLLWQPRKSLTFTLTFESEQERNTAIALARKYAFDCNVSLLGPDD
- the LOC108817904 gene encoding stomatal closure-related actin-binding protein 3 isoform X2; its protein translation is MTKVCRETEERTIPESVLTVSTDVSFASNHFPPYKLGPDNEIVDEPKQDEKGPSVEETVEKESQLLSDQHKRLSVRDLASKFDKNLSTAISLADEAKLKEVASLEGHVMLKKLRDALEYMRGRTDGQNKEDVEKAISMVEALAVKLTQNEGELIQEKFEVKKLGNFLKQASEDAKKLVNHEKSFACAEIESARAVVLRLRDAFEEQERSSEASRAQGPDVEKMVEEVQEARQIKRMHHPTKVMGMQHELHGLRNRIQEKYMNSVKLHQEIATIKRAEESKSCPFVLEGTQSLGSCLKIRVNAPDSAIDLSNCSIQWYRAACETSRREAISGANQSVYAPEPFDVGRILQADILSNGQKVTVTTDGPINPDAVLQSRIESLMKKSNSEFSVVISQMNGQDYASRSHVFTVGKTRIKLSRGWITKAREIYSTSMQLCGVRGNVKAPTKSLLWQPRKSLTFTLTFESEQERNTAIALARKYAFDCNVSLLGPDD